A single region of the Lotus japonicus ecotype B-129 chromosome 4, LjGifu_v1.2 genome encodes:
- the LOC130715795 gene encoding cyclin-dependent kinase inhibitor 7-like, whose amino-acid sequence MAQLRDRVRTRSALLSMEPASAETSSKRSKIAINTTTSREELLRFSPSSSVQLESTTSTSDGGAPPPPEQCFSGATSDELPCCSSNEKTITKFSDPEVESARAETASCDGRDEEEEETTRKREMSTSHGTSSQEVDSVEEKEKLQKMPTESELEEFFSAAEKDIQKRFSHKYNYDIVKDVPLEGRYEWVQLKP is encoded by the exons ATGGCTCAGCTCAGAGACAGAGTAAGAACTCGATCAGCATTATTGTCCATGGAACCTGCTTCTGCTGAAACTTCATCAAAGAGAAGCAAAATCGCCATTAACACCACCACTAGCCGAGAAGAACTACTCAGATTCTCACCATCCTCCTCCGTTCAGCTCGAAAGCACTACTAGTACCAGCGACGGCGGTGCTCCACCGCCACCGGAGCAATGCTTCTCCGGCGCCACGTCGGACGAATTGCCTTGTTGTTCCAGCAATGAAAAAACCATCACCAAATTCTCAGATCCAGAG GTAGAGAGCGCGCGAGCTGAAACGGCGTCGTGCGATGGCAgagacgaagaagaagaagaaacaacaaG GAAGAGAGAGATGTCGACGAGTCATGGAACGAGTTCTCAAGAGGTGGACTCAgtggaggagaaggagaagcTGCAAAAGATGCCAACTGAGTCTGAGCTTGAAGAATTCTTCTCTGCTGCTGAGAAAGATATCCAGAAACGGTTTTCACACAA GTATAATTATGATATTGTGAAGGATGTGCCATTGGAAGGACGCTATGAGTGGGTTCAATTAAAGCCTTAA
- the LOC130715898 gene encoding pentatricopeptide repeat-containing protein At5g39350-like, producing MHLNSLLQACSASKSLNQAKQLHHYMLLHGSHRKPFFTTKLIQIYADCDDLRSAHSLFRQLPQPNVFAFTSILAFHSRHGLARQCIETYAEMRFKGVSPDGYVFPKVLKACAQLAALLEVGVVVHKDVVVFRWDVDLRVCNSVLDMYSKCGDVEGAARVFDEMRERDVFSWNSMMSCYVCNGLSQRAVEVLESMRVDGCEPDVVTRNTVMDAYCRMGLVSEASKVFEQIKDPNVISWTTLISGYSSVGRHGVSLGIFREMVNDGMVFPDAGALSGVLVSCRCLGALASGKEIHGYGLKIMPGEIFYRSAGAALLTLYARCRRLHDAENVFHRMDKSDVVTWNAMIFGFIDTGLGHLAVECFGEMQERGVKIDHTTISTILPVCDLRCGKQIHAYVSKTDFNCSMIPVYNALIHMYSICGCIAYAYSVFSTMVERDLVTWNTIIGGFGMHGLGQTALKLLREMSDSGINPDLVTFSSALSACSHSGLVDDGIELFYRMTKDFCLTPVKEHYSCVVDMLGRAGRLEDAFHFINQMPLEPDKHIWGALLSACQENQNISVGKLAAEKLISLEPLEASHYVTLSNLYSRAGRWDDAARIRVMMEGQGLLKPSAHSWIGTGS from the coding sequence ATGCACCTGAACTCTCTGCTGCAAGCATGCTCTGCTTCCAAATCTCTCAACCAAGCAAAGCAACTTCACCACTACATGCTTCTCCACGGCTCACACCGCAAACCCTTCTTCACCACCAAGCTCATCCAAATCTACGCCGACTGCGACGACCTTCGCTCTGCCCATTCCTTGTTCCGCCAACTCCCCCAACCCAACGTCTTCGCTTTCACCTCCATCCTCGCCTTTCACTCCAGGCACGGCCTCGCACGCCAATGCATCGAAACGTACGCTGAAATGAGGTTCAAGGGTGTTTCGCCAGATGGGTATGTCTTCCCCAAGGTGCTCAAAGCGTGTGCTCAATTAGCAGCATTATTGGAAGTGGGTGTTGTGGTGCACAAAGATGTTGTGGTTTTCAGGTGGGATGTTGACTTGCGAGTTTGTAATTCTGTGTTGGATATGTATTCAAAGTGTGGGGATGTTGAGGGTGCAGCTCGGGTGTTCGATGAAATGCGTGAGAGGGATGTGTTTTCGTGGAATTCCATGATGTCGTGTTATGTGTGTAATGGGCTGTCTCAGAGGGCTGTGGAGGTGTTGGAGTCTATGAGGGTGGATGGGTGTGAGCCTGATGTTGTCACTCGGAACACGGTGATGGATGCTTATTGCAGGATGGGGCTAGTTAGTGAGGCCTCGAAGGTTTTTGAACAGATTAAGGATCCTAATGTTATTTCTTGGACGACGTTGATCTCAGGTTACTCCAGTGTTGGTAGGCATGGTGTTTCTTTGGGAATTTTCAGGGAAATGGTAAATGATGGTATGGTTTTCCCTGATGCGGGTGCTCTTTCTGGTGTCCTTGTTTCATGCCGGTGCTTGGGGGCTTTGGCCAGTGGGAAGGAAATACATGGTTATGGTCTGAAAATCATGCCTGGGGAAATTTTTTACAGGTCTGCTGGTGCTGCCTTGTTGACATTGTATGCCCGTTGCCGTAGACTTCATGATGCTGAAAATGTGTTTCACAGAATGGATAAATCTGATGTTGTTACATGGAATGCCATGATTTTTGGTTTCATTGACACAGGGCTGGGGCATTTGGCTGTTGAATGTTTTGGAGAAATGCAAGAAAGAGGAGTAAAGATTGATCATACCACTATATCTACCATATTGCCTGTTTGTGATTTGAGATGCGGAAAACAGATACATGCATATGTTAGTAAAACTGATTTCAATTGTAGTATGATTCCAGTTTACAATGCATTAATTCACATGTACTCAATCTGTGGATGCATTGCATATGCATATTCTGTGTTTTCCACCATGGTTGAGAGGGACTTGGTTACATGGAACACGATTATTGGAGGGTTTGGAATGCATGGACTTGGCCAAACTGCTTTGAAGCTTTTGCGAGAAATGAGTGATTCAGGCATTAACCCTGATTTAGTGACTTTTTCTTCAGCACTTTCGGCTTGTAGCCATTCAGGACTTGTGGATGATGGGATTGAACTCTTCTACAGAATGACAAAAGATTTTTGCTTAACCCCAGTAAAGGAACACTATTCATGTGTTGTTGACATGTTGGGTCGGGCAGGTAGGCTTGAAGATGCTTTTCATTTCATTAACCAAATGCCCTTGGAACCAGATAAACATATTTGGGGAGCTTTACTCTCTGCTTGCCAAGAGAACCAAAATATTAGTGTTGGTAAGCTGGCGGCAGAAAAATTGATCAGTTTGGAACCTCTTGAAGCTAGTCATTATGTGACACTGTCAAATCTATACTCAAGAGCCGGAAGATGGGATGATGCTGCAAGAATAAGGGTGATGATGGAAGGCCAAGGATTGTTGAAGCCATCTGCACATAGTTGGATTGGTACTGGAAGTTAA
- the LOC130715897 gene encoding uncharacterized protein LOC130715897, which produces MDSSTPVNWEALDAVVIDFAKSENLIEDSSSSSSSTAAALSPSSSSYHSRLIIRQIRHSLETGAVDAAVDLLRFHAPSILNDHRILFRLHKQKFVELLRKGTTEDRDSAIHCLRTALAPCALDAYPEAYEEFKHVLLAFIYDKDDKTSPVANEWSERRRLDLAGFLSSMLRAHLNAYDPIFSMTLRYLISIHRAYCLRQGITSPISDLTERLLLEDRDPPATPQDILYEAPPFDEVDIQALAHAVELTRQGAIDSLRFAKGDLFLAFQNELGRMRLDVPLLDQLVREYCVYRGIVDSASGKQPIQEPVKLNQQNPGYCSSRDCSLELDCNASKHSDGETSVTNAQMDCSPENNADVTSMRGIDFDVRYASELTSIHEDCSTSGSQQLDDPSVLQRTRLPGSGERSKRKRWRGRYDDNSYMPNASSEEHSEQEHSTNSTVSTLLKEKQGSDVSNVEDKYEVLLGMKELASKGMAAEAVEEVNAIDSNFFVQNSVLLFQLKQVEFLKLVSSGDYNAALKVACSHLGPLASSDPALLKPLKETLLALLRPNEEALGNSLPLHALAASLQVAVGRRLGVEEPQLMKIMRATLHTHTEWFKLQMCKDRFEGLLRIDSLKEVNTPSLAPVSTTKSYADSCTNGSSQATVSSGTRMSEDGSSPAPDSSRDVVCDEGAILKVMEFLALPRADAIHLLAQYNGNAETVIQQIFA; this is translated from the exons ATGGACTCATCCACGCCGGTGAATTGGGAAGCGTTGGACGCCGTCGTCATCGATTTCGCCAAATCGGAAAACCTCATCGAagactcctcctcctcctcctcctctaccGCCGCCGCTCTCTCTCCATCTTCCTCCTCCTACCACTCCCGGCTCATCATCCGCCAGATCAGACACTCCTTGGAAACCGGCGCCGTTGACGCCGCCGTCGATCTCCTCCGCTTCCACGCTCCCTCCATCCTCAACGATCACCGGATTCTCTTCCGCTTGCACAAACAG AAATTTGTGGAGCTTCTTCGGAAGGGGACGACAGAGGATCGTGACTCTGCAATTCATTGTCTGAGAACGGCTCTTGCTCCTTGTGCACTTGATGCTTACCCG GAAGCATATGAGGAATTCAAGCATGTTCTTCTCGCGTTTATATATGACAAGGATGATAAGACTTCTCCTGTGGCAAATGAG TGGTCTGAAAGGAGGCGGCTTGACTTAGCTGGATTTTTGTCCTCCATGCTAAGGGCTCATTTAAATGCATATGATCCAATTTTTTCAATGACTCTGAGATATTTGATAAG CATACATAGGGCATATTGTTTGCGTCAAGGTATTACATCACCTATCTCTGATCTGACTGAAAGATTGCTCCTTGAGGATCGAGACCCTCCTGCAACACCACAGGACATTTTATATGAAGCACCACCATTTGATGAG GTTGACATACAAGCTCTTGCGCATGCTGTAGAGCTTACAAGACAAGGAGCAATTGATAGCTTGAGATTTGCTAAGGGTGATCTGTTCCTGGCATTTCAG AATGAATTGGGACGGATGAGATTGGATGTGCCACTTCTCGATCAACTTGTTCGTGAGTATTGTGTTTACAGAGGCATTGTTGACTCTG CATCTGGGAAGCAACCTATTCAAGAACCTGTTAAATTGAACCAACAAAACCCTGGGTATTGTTCATCAAGGGATTGTTCTCTCGAGCTGGATTGTAATGCCAGCAAGCATTCTGATGGCGAAACTTCTGTTACCAATGCTCAGATGGATTGTTCCCCTGAAAACAATGCTGATGTGACCAGCATGCGAGGAATAGATTTCGACGTACGATATGCTTCTGAACTCACAAGCATTCATGAAGATTGTAGTACCAGTGGATCACAGCAACTTGATGACCCAAGTGTTTTGCAACGAACTAGATTGCCTGGAAGTGGAGAAAGGAGCAAGCGAAAGCGATGGAGAGGACGATATGATGATAATAGTTACATGCCTAATGCTTCTTCTGAAGAGCACAGCGAGCAAGAGCATAGCACCAATTCCACTGTTTCAACTTTATTAAAGGAGAAACAG GGCTCTGATGTTAGTAATGTGGAAGATAAATATGAGGTTCTGTTGGGAATGAAGGAGTTAGCTAGCAAAGGAATGGCTGCTGAAGCAGTTGAAGAAGTCAATGCTATTGATTCCAATTTCTTTGTTCAGAACTCAGTTCTGCTCTTCCAACTCAAGCAG GTTGAATTCCTCAAGTTGGTTAGTTCTGGTGATTATAATGCTGCTTTAAAGGTTGCTTGTTCCCATTTGGGTCCTTTAGCTTCTAGTGATCCTGCTTTATTAAAGCCCTTAAAGGAAACTCTTCTGGCTTTACTACGACCTAATGAAGAAGCTCTTGGAAATTCATTACCTCTACATGCTCTAGCTGCTTCTCTTCAG GTTGCAGTTGGTCGGAGGCTAGGTGTTGAAGAACCTCAACTCATGAAAATAATGCGAGCCACTCTTCATACTCATACTGAGTGGTTTAAACTTCAAATGTGTAAAGATCGTTTTGAAGGTCTGTTGAGGATTGATTCCTTGAAGGAAGTTAACACTCCCTCTCTTGCTCCAGTATCTACCACCAAGTCATATGCTGATAGCTGCACAAATGGATCTTCCCAGGCCACCGTATCCTCAGGAACTAGAATGTCAGAAGATGGTAGCAGTCCGGCCCCAGATTCTTCAAGGGATGTCGTCTGTGATGAAGGTGCAATACTCAAAGTAATG GAGTTTTTGGCACTGCCTAGGGCTGATGCTATCCATCTGCTTGCACAATACAACGGAAATGCGGAGACAGTTATTCAACAGATATTTGCCTAG